Below is a genomic region from Desulfomicrobium escambiense DSM 10707.
AGCTCCCGTCCCAGTACGGGGCAAGGTTCCGCCGGCAGGATCAGCACGGTGTGCCTGAACTCCGAACCCTGGCTCTTGTGCACGGTCATGGCGTAGCAGGTCTCGTGCCGGGGCAGGCGGGCCGGGGCGAATGAGGTGAAGCCTTCGGGGGCCGGGAAGAAGACCCGGAGGGTGTCGCCGACGGGCAGGGCGATGCCCGTGTCGCCGTTGAAGAGACCCAAGCTGTAATCGTTCTCCAGGATCATAACCGGGCGGCCCTGATACCATCCATCCCCTGCCGGCGCACCGAGCGCCTCGCGGGCCATGCGGTTCAAGGCCTCGGTGCCTTGCGGGCCCTGGCGGATCGGCGACAGCAGGCGCAGGGCTCCGAACGCCTCGAAGGCACGCACCGGGTCCATTTCCGTGCTCAGGCCCCTGAACGCCGCCCGCACGAGCGGGGCGAGTTCCGCGACCAGGGCCGCGTGTCCGGAACACTCCTTCATCTCCAGATCGTCATGGGGCTGCGAAAGCAGTTCCTCCGCCTTCCCGGCCTCACCGGCCACGATGCACGCGGCCAGGGCGGCGATGCCGCTGTCCGCACCGAACCGCCAGCTTTTCCTCAGTTCCACTACATGGTCCGTCAGGGCCGAGACGTATGAAGCCTCGGGCAGGCGTGCCCCCGCCCTAGCGGCGTCGGCCGCGAAGGCCGGCGAGAAGGCGTTGATGGCGTCCTCGCGGCAGAGGTTGCCAAGCACTGCTCCGGCCTCCACCGATGCGAGCTGGTTACGGTCACCCAGCAGCACCAGGGCGGTTTGTTCGGGCAGCGCTTCCAGCAGGCGGGCCGTCAGTTCGAGATCGAGCATGGACGCTTCATCGACGACCAGCATGTCAAGTGGCAGGGGATTGCCTTGGTGGTGGCGGAAGCCCCCGGCGCCCCAGCCGAGCAGGCGGTGCACGGTCTGGGCGCCCTGCATCAGGCTTTCGTCCAGTTCAGGCGGCAGGGTTCCTCCCGGAAAGGCCGCGGCCAGGGCCTCGGACATGCGCGAAGCCGCCTTGCCCGTGGGCGCGGCCAGGCGGATGCGGAAGGGCGCGCCGGCGTGCATGCGGGCCGCAAGGGCCAGGATGCGGGCCACGGTCGTGGTCTTGCCCGTGCCGGGGCCGCCCGAGATGACGCAGAAGCGGCTGCGCAGGGCCGCGAAGCAGGCCACGTCCTGCCAGTCGGTTTCCTCGTCTCGGGCCTTGAAAATGTCGGGTAGCAGCTCTGCCGGGATGCTCCGGGGCGGTGCCGAGGCCAGGCGCAGGAAGGCCCGGGCCAGGGACTCCTCGTCGCGGAAGAAGCGGGCGAAGTACAGCCGCTCCCCGTCAAGGATGAGGGGCAGGCCGGAGTCGGGCGCGCCGATCACCCCCGTGTCCAGGCCGCCGTCCAATGCGTCCAGGCCCAGGGAGGCCAGTCGTTCGCGCACGCCCTCATCGCCGAGGTGCAGGCAGACGTGCCCTTCGCGCACGGCCAGGGAGACCAGGGCCGTCAGGCCTGCCGCGAGGTCTGCGTGTCCCGGCAGGGCCAGGGAGGCGGCGAAGCGGGCCTGGTAGAGGTCGGCCCCGGTGAAGAGTTCGCTGGCAACGAGGCGGGGCAGGATGGCGGGGCGGGCGAACATCAGCGGTCCTCCATGTAGATGAGGGCCTCGTCCAACGCTTCGAGGAAGCGCAGATCGGGACGGTCCTCATGCACGCCCTGCCCCGGCCGCTCCGGGTCCACGCCGCGCAGGAAGACGTAGCGCACGCCGCCGAAGTGCTCCGCGTAGTCGAATTTTGGATTGCGCAGGGCCAGATGGCGCTTCAGGGCCAGGCAGTAGAGGTGGTACTGCAGGAAGTAGTGGCTGCCGACCATGGCCGTGTGCAGGGCGTCCTGGATGTAGTGGGCGGGAGTGGGGCCGAGCCAGTTGGATTTCCAATCGAGGAGGTAAAATTTTTCACCGCTGCGCACGACCAGATCCATGAACCCGGTCATGAAGCCCCGGCGCGGCTCGAAACGCAAGTTGCCCATGCGCTCCGGCAGGTCGGGCGGCAGAAGCCCGGCCGCGTCCCGATACACGGCGGCCAGGGCCTCGCGGGTCACGGGGCGCAGGGGGAAAAGGAATTCCAGCTCGACCAGCTTGTCCTTCTGTTTGATGCCTTTCAACTGCAACCCTTCTCCCAGATCCGCGTGCAGGACCCGTTTGACCATGTCCTGGACAGTTTGATGCCAGTCCGGGGCGAAGCCGTACGTGGCCAGCGCCTCGGTCACGGCGGCGGGGACGGTGCTCTCGTCCGCGAAATCGATGCGCTCGAAAACCCAGTGCAGGCAGGAACCGGCGGCAGCGCCGCGCGGGAAATTCGCCATGGACCACTCGTCCGCGGCCATGCCGGACGCATCAGTCTCATCCAGGCCCGGCCGCGCTCCGTGTTCCATGCCGCGGGTCAGGCCGGTGAAGCTCGCCAGCCCGAAGCCGGAGCCCAGAACGCGATCCCAGTTCCGGAATCGCAGGTCCGGGGCATGGGTGAATTGCGGCGGTCCCGCCTCGGGTTCGGCGTCGGGCAGTTCCGCGACCTCGATGTCGTCACCCGCCAGTTCGAGCAGGTCCGCGCAGACCATGCCCTCATCGACGTCGTCCCAGTTCAGGGCGCTGTTTTCACCGGCGCGATGCCCGTGGAACAGCCAGGCCGCGCCCGAGGTCTCGGCCTCGTTGATGCGTCCCCAAATCGCGTAGCAGCGGCACTTGGCGCGGGTCAGGGCCACGTACAGCAGTCGCACGCGCTCGGCCTGCGCCTCGGTCAGGGCCTGGCCTATCCGCCTTGGCAGCTCCTCCGTACCCAGGTCGAGAAGCAATCCGCTTTCGTGGATCAGGGCCCGATCCTCGGGGCATCTGGCCCGGCCAAAGATGAAGGGGCAGAAGACTACCGGGTATTGGAGCCCCTTGCTCTTGTGAATGGTCACGATCTGGACCGCGTCGCGGTCCGTGTCCAGGCGGAGCTGGGATTCCTCAGTACTGTCGGTGCCGAGCCGCCGGGCGAACCAGGTCAGCAGGGTGTGCATGGACGCGCCCGATTCGCGTTCCCGGCTGTGGAGCAGCTCCAGGCAGTGCAGGACGTTGGTCATGCGCCGTTCGCCGTCCGGCAGGGAGACAAGGCGCCCTCGCACATCGAGGTCGGTGAAGAGTCGGCGCGCGGCGGCCATGACACCCCGGCGGTCCCACAGTTCGCGGCAGGCGAGGAAGCGTTCGAACCACGCCTCGAGTTTATCGCCGTCCTCGTCGATGAGTGCGAGATGCGGGGCCGTCAGGCCGATCATGGGTGCGGCCAGGGCCGTGCGCAGGGCCGCCGGGCGCTGGCAATCGGCCATGCCGCGCAGCACGGACAGGAGTTCCGCCGCCTCGGGGCTGGCGAAGACCGACGAAGTGTGGGTCACGACGCTCGGGATGCGCAGCGCGCCAAGGGCTTGGTGGACGGCCTCGCCCTGGGCATGGGTTTCGACCAGAACGGCGATGTCCCCTGGCAGGAGCGGCGCGTCGCCGATGCGGATGCTCCCTCCGGCTGCGCCCCGCAGCAGACGGCTGATCTCGGCGGCCACGGCCCGGCAGATGCGCGGCGCAAGCGCCCCCTTGGCCAGGGGCTTGTCCTCGCTCTTGACCTGCCAGAGGACCATGGGCGCGGGTGTATGCCCGTCTTCGCGGAAGCGGTCCCGCTCTTCGTCCGGGGCGCTCACGGGCTGGTAGCCGATTTTCGGGTCCAGGAAGGGCCTTGGATTGTCGGGTCTGAAAAAAAGGCGGTTCACGGCCGCGATGAGCTCCGGTGTGGAGCGGTAGTTGACGCCCAGCGTCATGCCGCGCTCGCAGCTTTCGGCCGCGGTAAGGTACGTGTGAAGATCCGCGCCCCGGAAGGAGTAGATGGCCTGCTTGGGGTCGCCGATGAGGAACAGGCTGTTCTCCCCGTCGCCGGTGGCGAAGAGGGTGCGGAAGATGTCGTACTGCAGGCCGTCGGTGTCCTGGAACTCGTCGATGAGGGCCGTGCGGTACTGGGTCCGAGCCGCCGCGACCAGCTCGGGGCTGGCCAGGGCGGCGTGCATGTTCCGCAGCAGGTCGTCGAAACCCAACACGTTGCGCCGCCGCTTGAGGTCGTCCAGGCGCACCGTCACGCCCGAGAGGAACGCATGGCGCAGATGGACCACATAGGGGCCCAGCGCCTGCCGCAAGGCCTCGACACGGTCCAGGATATCCTGGATCTCGTCGAACAACGGGTGCTCAGGAGCGGTGAAGGCCTTTTTGGTCATGCCCCGCACGTATGTCGAGGTCAGTTCGCCGAGGGCCTTGAGCTGGTCCCTGGCATCGAGCCTCGGGTCGTTCAGGAAGTCGCGTGCCGCTTTCAGACGCTGATCGAGCTTCTGCGGCGAGAACTGGCGGGCGTTGAAATTGTCCGTCCGGGCCAAAAGAAGCGTTCGGACTTCAGTTTCCGCAACAGCCCAGGACGCCATGAGCCTTTCGCATGCCTCACGCACGGCCCGGTCCAGGGGGGCGGGGTCCGGCGCGGGGCTGTCCGGCACGATGCGGATGCGCTGGGCCAGGAAGGGCAGGCCGGACATTTCCGTGAGATGGTCCGGGGGCAGCTGCTTGCGCACTTCCGTGCCGGTCAGGCCATCAAGGGGCAGGATGTGACTGCGCCAGAAATCCACGCAGACCTGGCGGCGCAGGTCCGAGAGGTCCGGTTCGAGCTGCGTGTCGAAGAGGGCCGAGCACTCGAAGCCGTTGCGCCCGAGCATGCGCTGGCAGAAGCCGTGGATGGTGAAGACCTGGGCCAGGTCGAAGTTGCGCAGGGCGAGTTCCAGGCGACGGGCGGCGTCGGTGCCCTCAAAGCGGGCCAGGAGGTCCCGTTCCAGTTCTTCGTCGGCCTCAAGTTCACCAGCCAGCACCCCGGCCACGTCGGACAGCCTTTTCCGGATGCGCCCGCGCAGTTCCTCGGTGGCCGCGTCCGTGAAGGTCACCACCAGGATCTGGTCCACGGTCAGCCCCTTCTCCAGCAGCAGACGCACGAAGAGGCCGGTCAGGGTGTAGGTCTTGCCGGTGCCGGCGCTGGCCTCGATGAGGGTCGTGCCGTCCAGGGGGGCGGTGCAAAGGTCCATGGGCTCCATCACTGGGCGCCTCCCAGAATGGGGCCGTAGATTTCCTCGGCCACGTCCGCGAAGCGCTCCCAGTCCGGTTCGACGTCGCGGAAGAGGAAGGCCAGGTGCGGGTCGTCGCGCTCGGGGCTGACCATGTAGCCGCCTTCCCACTGGCGCAGGGCCTGCATCAATGCCTCGGGGCGCTCCTTGGGCTTGCGGCCCGTGAAGCGTGCCTCGGCGAAGGCCAGGGATGTCCGGGGGAAGAGAGGGATGGGGGTGCGCATGCCCTGCGTGTAGAGTCGCAGCAACCCTTCGAGCATGTTCCGGGCGCCCGGTGCCTCGGGTGCGGTGAAGCAGTCATCGGTGCCGATGTGTATGGACTGGACGGCATGGCCTGCGGCCGAGGCGGCCAGATGGCGGACCCACAGGCGGAGCATGTCCGGGCTTTTGGTCTTGGCCGGGCGGCAGGTCACGATGCGGTCGCCGTGGAGGTCGAGGCGTCCTGTGAGCGTGACCCTGCCCAGTGGCAGCTTCAGGTCGAGGCGCGCGGCCTTTTCGTCGCCGATGACGGCCCGTGCCTGGTCGGCCAGGGCGCGGATCTGGGAGCAGAGTTTCCGGCTCGCGTCGGTCCCGGCCTGGCCCGGAGGCAGGAGCTGCCAGGTCAGGAGCAGCCCCTCCAGATTGGCGGCGGGCTCGTCCAGGGCCGTGCGCAGGAGATCCTGCAAGGGGCCGTAGGCTTCGAGGCCCGTGGGCGCGGCCAGGGGCTCCTCGTCCATAAAATCGTCCTCGCCTCTGCCTGGGTCGATGCGCAGGGCGCGTAGCAGGTGGCGGCAGGGGTGGGTCAGGAAGCGCGTCAGCTCTTCGATGTCGATTTCGATGTCACGCTCCGCCTGTGCATCTTCGGGAGCATCGGTCGCGGGGAAAAATTGCCTGGACCGGTGCTCGGCAAACAGCGCCAGCGCCGCGTCGCGGTTCTGGGCAGAGTAGGAGAAAAGGCGCGACCCTGCGCTGAAATAGTCCGGATGGAAGGCCTGCAGCTTGTGCTTGAAAACAATGGCCTCCGAGGGTTTGCGGCCGTCAACCGTGCACCCTTTGTCCAGGAAATCGAGCAGTTCCGAGACCAGGACCGAGGGCGGCGCCACGGCATTGTCGGATTGGGACAGGCCGGGGTAGGTCAAAATGAGGCTGTCGCGGGCCGAGATGATGCTCTCCAGGAACAGGTAGCGGTCGTCCTCGCGCAAGGACCGGTCGCCGGGCCTCGGACGGGCGGCCATGAGGTCGAAGCCCGGGGGCGTGTCCTGGCGCGGGAAGGCCGTGCTGGTCAGGCCCGTCAGGCAGACCACCCGGAAGGGGATGGAGCGCATGGGCCTCAGGCCGCAGAAGGTCAGGCCCGAGGCCAGGAAGCCCGACTCGCCGCCGCTCTCGTCCAGCCGCTTGCGGATGAGATAGAGCATGGTCCGGGCGTCGGCCTCGAAGTCGCCCATCTCGCCGGTCAGGTCGGTCACGGTTCGGCGGATGGCCAGCAGATGCTCGGCTTGGGCTGGGTCCTGGGGGAAAAAGGAGCCCAGGATCCACAGCAGGCAGTCCCGCCAGTCGGAAGGCTTGCGCGTGTGATCCAACCTGGACCACAGGGTGGCGAGTTCGTCGATCCAGGCGGTCACGCGGCCCAGCAGTTCCTGCTCGGCCGAGCCGCGCAGCGCCAGGGGGGCGATGCCGCCCAGCGGGGCCGCCGCGCCGGTCATGTATCCGAGGAACAGGCGGGACAGGCCGCTCTCCCACGTGTTCTGGCCGAAATCCCCAAGCCCCGCATTCCTGCGGAAATTCCGATCAAGCCCCCAGCGCACGCCGGATGCGCGCACCCACTCCAGCACGCGCTGCGTATCGGACGCCTCCAGGCCCAGGCGCTGCCGCACTGGCGGGGCTTCGAGCAGGGCGCAGACGCGCGAGGCCTCGAAGCGGTGCTGTCCGAACTCCAGGAGTTCCAGGAAGAGGCGGATGGTTTCGGCAGCCCTGGTGGGCTTGCGGTCGGAGATGGAGAAGGGGACGGCGGCCTCGCCGGGGGTCCCGAACACGGCCTGGATGACCGGGGCGTAGGCCTCGATGTCCGGGTTCATGACCAGGATGTCCTGAGGGGTGAGGGACGGGTCCTTGGAGAGGAGGTCGAGGATCAGGTCCTGCAAAACCTCCATTTCGCGCAGGGGGCTGTGGCAGCAGTGGACCTGGATGGAAGTGTCGAAGAAGTGCGCTGTTTCGTCCCGGACGTTCAGATCAAGCAGGTCGGTCTGGAGTTGTCCGAGCACGGTGTCGGCGCCTGGTTCCTCGTACAGCCTCGTTTCCAGCGCGTCCCGGTCCATCAGCAGTTCCAGAAAGTCTTTCCCTACCGCGCCGAGACCCGCCAGCGGCATTGCGTCTTCGGGTCGTTCCGGGGAGGCGTGCTCTCCTGCGCGGTAGGCGCGCCGTCGTTCCCGATGCGTTAGAAGGTCGCCCCAGTACTTTCGGCAAGGGCTGAGCAAAAAGACGTGCACCTGGCTGTGCCTGGACAGGACTTTCAAAAGATCGAGATAGACCGGAGGCAGGGTCGGGATGCCGAAGACGCAGACGCGGGTGGGGAGTTTCGGCAGGGACGAGCCTTTTTCCAGCTTGGTGATGGTCCGTCGCAGCAGCGCCGCGCGATGCTCCCCGCCCATGTCCCGGATCAGTTCCCTCCATAGCCGGGCCTGCCAGGTTTCGCTGGCGATGTGGCTGGGCAGGAGGAAGTTTCCGCTCGGTTCATGGTTCTCCCAGCGTGCGGCCCACTCCGGCCGGAAGATGAGATACTGGTCGAAATGATAGGCGATGCGCTCGGCCAGCTGCACGGACTTGAGTTCCGAATCCTCGCGCACGTAGCGCGCCAGCGGCGCGAACTCCGGCTCGTCCAGCAGGCCGCGCAGCAGGTGCGTGATGCGCCACAGCATGCGCTCCTGGCTTAAGGGGTATTCGGGGGGCAGGTCGGCCCGCAGTTCCCGACAGAGTTCGTAGGCGAAACCGACGGGAAACGGGAACCGCACGCCCGCGCAGACCCCGTGACGGCGGGCCATCTGCATGGAGATCCAGCGCTGCATACCCCTGGACTGAACCAGGATGGTCTCCTGCTTCATGGGGTCCAACGGAATTTTTACGACCTCGGCCAGCAGTTCGGCCAGGTTCTCCAGGCGGTTGGAGGCGTGGAGGAGAAAGCCTTCCATGAGAGTCAGGACGCCGCCAATCCTACTTCGTTTTCGATGCCCGTGATGGCCGCGATGGAGAGTGTCAGGAAATCTCCCAGTTCCAGGCCGATCTTTTCGCATTCCTTGATGGTCTCGCGACAGACCGAGGCGGCGAAGGCCTTGTCCTTCATCTTTTTCTTCAGGCTCTTGGCCTCCATGCCCTGCATGCGCGTGGGGCGGACCAGGGCTGCGGTGTGGATGAGGCCGGTCACGGTCTCGCCGCAGCGCAGGGCGAAATCGAAGTCCGACTGCGGCAGATTGCCATTCATCTCGTTGTGGCGGGCGATGGCCAGCACGGCCTCTTCGGGTAGCTTGCCGGCCAGGGTTTCGGCGGTCAGCAGGCCGTGTTTTTCGGGGGTGTCCTTGGTCTCGGGATAGTCGAGGTCGTGCAGCAGGCCGGCCAGGCCCCAGGTTTCGGGGTCGTGGCCCAGGCGGGCGGCCAGGGCGCGCATGACGGCTTCGGTCTCCAGGGCGTGAACGACGAGGTGGTCGGGGGCGCTGGCCTTGATCATGGCCAGGGCTTCGGTGCGGTCGAGCATGTGTCCTCCGTGGTTTGGAAGGCAGAGAATTCCTGCATTTCCGCGCCGCGGTCAAGGATTCAGCAGCACGAAGTCCCGCGCTTGCCCGGCAGCCAGGTCTGGATGATGTACTCGGCGCAGCCCACGCCGGGCGTGACCGTGATGGCGTCGGTCGGGCAGTTCAGGGCGCAGGCCCCGCACTCCATGCAGGCTTCGCGGTCCAGGACCTCGGCCTTGCCGTCCCGCACGGCGAAGATGCGGTGCGGGCAGACCGTGGCGCACAGGCCGCAGCCCACGCATTTTTCGCGGTCATAGGCCAGGGTGGCCACGTTTTCGAGATGGCGGAAGTTTTTCATGTCGTCCTTACGTAAAATTGCCGATCACAAAGAGGATTGCGGCCAGGAGCGTGCCTGCGGCCTGCAGGGGGATGGCCTTGCGCATCTCCTTTTCCACGCCCGAGGGTGACGTGTAGGGCGTGGATCCCGTGAAATTGAGTCCCAACCACGAGGACATGACCACCGTCCACAGCCCCGCTCCCATAATCTGAGTCACGGACTGCTCGGGGAAAATGGCCGGCAGCAGCACGGCCAGGGCCAATCCAAGCCCGGCTCCGCCCAGGGAAAAGAGCCGCGTGCGCAGCGCGGGCAGGAGCAGGGGAAAGAGAACCGCGCCGGCGGCCAGGCCCAGGCCCGTTGCGCTCGCGGCCAGGATCCAGCGCTGCCCGATGGCCTGCATGGAAAAGTCCGGACCAATGAGGCTCAGCGCGGCCGCCACCAGGAAGGACGCGAGGATGATCTTCCAGCCCAGGACCAGTTCCACGGGGATGACGGCGGCGCGCTCCCGCATGGAGAAAGTCACCTCGCGCATGGCCTCGTCGATGCCGTGGTCGAGGTAGCGGGGCAGGTCTTCGGCCCGGACGGGCCCGAACACGGCTTCGAACCCGCAGGCCTTGCGCAGGTCGCGGGCCCGCACCCCGTTGGCCCCGAGCTGGGGCAGGATCAGTCGGCGATGGGACACGACGCGGTCGAGCCCGGTCTTATTTACCTGCTCGGCGATGCCGGCCGCGCTGAAGGTACCCTTGCCGCCCGCGCACCAGACGTTGATGCCGCGCGTGTCGACCACCAGCAGCCAGACGTCGCGTCCGGTCAGGGCGAAGCGAACCGTGTCGAAGGTCAGCTTGTAGTTGGCCGTGACGACCACCGGGGAGCCTGGGTCGGGAGCGCCCACGGCGTAGAGGCCGGGGTTGACGGTATAGTGGTTGCGGTCGAGGCCCAGCCGGGCGCGGCAGGTCCCGAGCCGGTCCTGCGCCGTGGGGCTGGTCCGCAGGCGTGGGATGCGCCCTGCGGCGGTGGGCGTGAAGGCTTCGACGTAGGGTTCGATGCGGTAGCCCGGAAGGTCGTCCACCCCTGCACCAGGGGCCGGCGGCGGGCCTCAGCACGCCCCCGGTGCCGGGGAGGGAGAGGGCGCGTCGAGGGCGCACGGATCTGAAAACGGGCCGGAAGGGGCCATGGGAAAGGGCTGCAAGGGTTTCATAATTTCCTAGAGTGCGGTGACGAGTTTTTTGAGTTCGGCCAGCCGGTCCTTGTCCGCGCAGTAACAGATCCGCGGCCCTTCGATCTCGCCTCGGATGAGCCCCGCCTCCTTGAGTTGATTGAGGTGCTGGCTGACGGTGGATTGGGCCAGGGGCAGGATGCTGACGATCTCGCCGCAGATGCAGCGGTCGACCTGCAGCAGGTGCCTGAGGATGGCCACCCTGGCGGGGTGACCCAGGGCTTTGCAGAGGGAGGCGAGGGCGTCGTCGTGTCTGTCCTGGCTCATGATCGGCTCCACTTATAAATCGTATTTCGTAAAAATACGATAAGCCGCTTTTTGCGTCAATCCCTGGCCGTGTATTGAATTTTCCCCCATCCGGGGGCATTATGCACAAACACATTCTCGAGGAGGCACTATGCGCTGGAAACAATTCTTCACCCCGGTTCAGTCCATGAATCCGGACGAGGCCCGGGCCTATCTGTCCGACAAGACCCTGCAGGAAGTGACCATTCTCGATGTGCGCCAACCCGGCGAATACGAAGAGGGGCACATTCCCGGCGCCAAGCTCGTGCCTATGGCCGTGCTGGCGGATTCCCTGCACGAGATCGACAGCTCCAAGCCCGTGCTCGTCTACTGCGCCATCGGCGGCCGCAGCCGCATCGCAGCCCAGACCCTGGCCGGCAAGGGCTATGACCAGGTCATCAACCTCTCTGGCGGTTTCAAGGCCTGGACCGGCCAGGCGGCCTACGGGCCCGAGGAGGAGGGCGTCGACCTTTTCGCCGAACTGGACAGCGCCGAGCAGATCCTGGCCACGGCCTATTCCCTGGAGGACGGGCTGCGCGATTTCTACCTGCGCATGCAGGAGCGGGCCTACGACGAGAAGCTCAAGAGCGTCTTCAGGCTGCTGGCCGACATCGAGATCAAGCACAAGGACCGGCTGTTCGAGGAGTACACCCGGTTGACGGGCAAGGACGACCGGGGGGCCTTCGAGTGCACCTTTGTCACCCCGCTCATGGAAGGGGGCATGACCACCCAGGAGTATCTGGAGCGCTTCAAGCCCGATATGGACAGCCCCGTGGACGTCGTGTCCATGGCCATGTCCATCGAGGCCCAGGCCCTGGACCTCTACATGCGCGCCGCCGTCTGGACCACGGACGACGAGAACCGCGCCATCCTGGAACAGATCGCCAGCGAGGAGAAGAGCCATCTGGCCCGTCTCGGCCAGCTGCTGGACGAAATGTACGCCGACGGCAAACCCTGATTCTCTCCAGTTTCCGAAACGCCGCAGCGCAAGGGCCCGTGTCGAAGTCGTACCGACTTTGCGCGGGCCTTTGCTGCGCTTGGGACGCGGCCCAGGCGCGCGGCGTGACCATGGGAGAAGATGCGTAAGTGCGTGGGAGAGGAATTGCGCACCGCGTACGGTCTTTGCGCGCGCATTTCGGATCAAAACTCTCATCATTCATCACTGCCGGATCAATATCATTGGAGAACGGGCAGTTGACCCTCATCGTGCGGCCAGGCACGCCCTTTGCTCAATGGATGCCAACGGCGACGGCCATGTGGTCGCCTGCCAGCAGACTTTCGGGGGTGTGTCATGAAGCAGATCTGTTACCTTTTCTGGATTGCCGGGATGGCGACTCTTGTTGCTTATGGCTGGAGCGATAATATCCTTAATCAGGTTTCCGAGGTGGTCCGATTCATGGGGCGGCTTGTGGCCTTCATGATGGTCTGACCCTCCTCCTCTCGCGTGTCCGCAGCCGGAAGGACCTGGCATCCTTCCGGCTGCGGGGTTTTTCTTCGCGCTTTTCCCTCCTCGGGGACGTTCGTCCGCACCATCCTGCTCCCGCGCTGTTGCGCTCCCGCACGGCCCGTTATAGGCCACGTCATGTCTGTCGTCTTCTTTTCCCCCGATCATGGGTCCTGGGTGCGCTACGAGCGGCCCGCGGCCGTATTCGAGGCGCATCGCCATGACGAGATTCCCGGCCTTCTGGCGCATCTCGAAGGCGAAGTGGAGCGGACGGGCCTGCACGCCGTCGGGTTTCTGGCCTACGAGGCGGGAAGCGCCTTCGATGCGGCCA
It encodes:
- the hgcA gene encoding mercury methylation corrinoid protein HgcA, whose product is MKPLQPFPMAPSGPFSDPCALDAPSPSPAPGACUGPPPAPGAGVDDLPGYRIEPYVEAFTPTAAGRIPRLRTSPTAQDRLGTCRARLGLDRNHYTVNPGLYAVGAPDPGSPVVVTANYKLTFDTVRFALTGRDVWLLVVDTRGINVWCAGGKGTFSAAGIAEQVNKTGLDRVVSHRRLILPQLGANGVRARDLRKACGFEAVFGPVRAEDLPRYLDHGIDEAMREVTFSMRERAAVIPVELVLGWKIILASFLVAAALSLIGPDFSMQAIGQRWILAASATGLGLAAGAVLFPLLLPALRTRLFSLGGAGLGLALAVLLPAIFPEQSVTQIMGAGLWTVVMSSWLGLNFTGSTPYTSPSGVEKEMRKAIPLQAAGTLLAAILFVIGNFT
- a CDS encoding ArsR/SmtB family transcription factor, whose protein sequence is MSQDRHDDALASLCKALGHPARVAILRHLLQVDRCICGEIVSILPLAQSTVSQHLNQLKEAGLIRGEIEGPRICYCADKDRLAELKKLVTAL
- a CDS encoding rhodanese-like domain-containing protein, with the protein product MRWKQFFTPVQSMNPDEARAYLSDKTLQEVTILDVRQPGEYEEGHIPGAKLVPMAVLADSLHEIDSSKPVLVYCAIGGRSRIAAQTLAGKGYDQVINLSGGFKAWTGQAAYGPEEEGVDLFAELDSAEQILATAYSLEDGLRDFYLRMQERAYDEKLKSVFRLLADIEIKHKDRLFEEYTRLTGKDDRGAFECTFVTPLMEGGMTTQEYLERFKPDMDSPVDVVSMAMSIEAQALDLYMRAAVWTTDDENRAILEQIASEEKSHLARLGQLLDEMYADGKP